One region of Prochlorococcus marinus str. GP2 genomic DNA includes:
- a CDS encoding ABC transporter permease: MISNLINHKIFTLLKVQYSNMLEYRVEIALWAISGIIPFFMLNIWTNNNLNESINISVVMLSRYFLCAFFVRQFSVVWVVFSFEEDSLMGRVSPYLIQPLNPFLRYFAQHLAEQITRFPFAIIIAFFFFIFNPESIWIPNLGILVLSTLATFLSFLIQFLIQSIVACLCFWTEKASSIERLIFIPTLFLSGLLAPVASFPEYVKSWVYLTPFPYLIDFPANLLSGNKTNIIGGFSMQILWILLLIPIFRNIWSAGTKKYTAMGS, translated from the coding sequence ATGATATCTAATTTGATTAACCATAAAATATTCACCTTACTAAAAGTCCAATATTCAAACATGTTGGAATATAGGGTAGAAATTGCATTATGGGCGATTTCAGGGATTATTCCTTTTTTTATGTTAAACATATGGACAAACAATAATCTTAATGAATCAATAAACATTAGTGTAGTTATGCTTTCCAGGTATTTCTTGTGTGCTTTTTTTGTGAGACAGTTTTCAGTAGTTTGGGTTGTATTTAGCTTCGAAGAAGACTCTCTTATGGGGAGAGTATCTCCTTATCTAATCCAACCATTAAATCCATTTTTAAGGTATTTCGCACAACATCTTGCGGAACAAATCACAAGATTTCCTTTCGCAATTATAATTGCATTTTTCTTTTTTATTTTTAATCCAGAAAGTATATGGATCCCAAATTTAGGAATATTAGTATTATCGACATTAGCAACTTTCTTATCTTTTTTAATACAGTTTTTAATTCAATCAATAGTTGCTTGTCTATGTTTCTGGACAGAGAAAGCATCATCAATCGAGAGATTAATATTTATCCCAACTTTATTTCTATCAGGTCTTTTAGCTCCAGTAGCATCCTTTCCCGAATATGTAAAATCTTGGGTTTATTTAACTCCTTTTCCATACCTAATCGATTTTCCGGCAAACTTACTATCAGGTAATAAAACAAATATTATTGGAGGCTTTAGCATGCAAATTCTTTGGATTCTATTATTGATTCCAATATTTAGAAATATATGGTCAGCTGGGACGAAAAAATACACTGCGATGGGATCATGA
- a CDS encoding ABC transporter permease has product MSLRKYLKIYSKFLHTSIASELEYKTNIIIDLVTAIFSLIGSIFLLSIFFQNNGSIGSWKFEQALIIQGIYTILNGITNTWFNPNLTEIVKHIREGTLDFVLIKPIDSQFYISLKKINPSGLLEIMLGFFLLLYCIRINQINLNLSFLTLSLVTIICSISILYSLWFFISTTTIWFVKTWNATEVLRSFLYIGRFPLNSFSLSLRIFFSVFIPIAFITNIPSEVFLGISQLWEILLEVIIATIFLVTSRKFWLFALKFYTSASS; this is encoded by the coding sequence ATGAGCCTGAGAAAATATTTAAAAATTTATTCAAAATTTTTGCATACTTCTATAGCTTCGGAATTGGAATATAAAACGAATATAATAATTGATTTAGTTACTGCAATTTTCAGTTTGATAGGAAGTATTTTTTTATTATCTATTTTCTTTCAAAACAACGGTAGTATTGGAAGCTGGAAATTTGAACAAGCTTTAATAATTCAAGGTATTTATACAATATTGAATGGAATAACTAATACATGGTTCAATCCTAATCTTACTGAAATAGTTAAACATATTAGAGAGGGAACTTTAGATTTCGTACTTATAAAACCTATTGATAGTCAATTCTACATCTCATTAAAAAAAATAAACCCATCTGGCTTGTTAGAAATTATGCTTGGATTTTTCTTGCTGTTATATTGCATAAGAATCAATCAAATAAATTTAAATCTAAGTTTTCTAACTTTATCTTTGGTTACTATAATCTGCTCTATTTCTATTTTATATAGCTTATGGTTTTTTATTTCTACGACTACTATCTGGTTTGTTAAAACATGGAATGCAACTGAAGTTTTAAGATCTTTTCTTTATATTGGAAGATTTCCATTGAATTCATTTTCTTTATCTCTAAGAATATTTTTTAGTGTATTTATTCCTATAGCATTTATAACTAATATACCTTCTGAAGTTTTCCTAGGAATTTCTCAATTATGGGAAATATTACTTGAAGTTATTATTGCAACGATATTTCTTGTTACTTCAAGAAAGTTCTGGTTATTTGCATTAAAATTCTATACTTCAGCTTCTAGCTAA
- a CDS encoding sulfite exporter TauE/SafE family protein, producing MLYLLTILENKYDFSLYKTISIFLISFFSNTFSAISGGGAGLLQLPALILSGVPYYQALASHKLATVALGLGGSLRNYKSLKNDIHVVWKILIFGLPGVILGASIVEFISEQYLYLFLGIISVLLAFYTFFKSDLGLSSGNNALNFIHKVRFFIFIFLIGVLNGSISSGTGLLVTMLLIRTFGMDFLRAISLTFFTVGIFWNFTGAIFLSRIEPVPSNILLLLIIGSFTGGYFGAHLSKLKGNKLIKNTFTVVCFFVGISLFIKSIISFLKIN from the coding sequence ATGCTTTATTTATTAACAATTTTAGAAAATAAATATGATTTTTCTCTTTACAAAACTATTTCTATATTTTTGATATCCTTTTTTTCTAATACGTTTTCAGCAATTTCTGGAGGTGGAGCGGGCTTACTTCAATTGCCAGCCTTGATTTTATCTGGTGTTCCTTATTATCAAGCTTTAGCTAGTCATAAATTAGCAACAGTAGCATTAGGGCTAGGAGGTTCATTGAGAAATTACAAATCTCTTAAAAATGATATCCATGTTGTTTGGAAAATTTTGATTTTTGGCCTACCTGGAGTGATTCTTGGAGCTTCGATCGTTGAATTTATATCAGAACAATATTTATACCTATTCTTAGGAATAATTTCGGTGTTACTGGCATTTTACACATTTTTTAAATCAGATTTAGGTTTGTCTTCTGGAAATAATGCACTTAATTTTATTCATAAAGTAAGATTTTTTATTTTTATTTTCCTAATTGGTGTTCTAAACGGTTCAATCTCTTCAGGAACTGGATTGCTAGTAACGATGCTTTTAATAAGAACATTTGGAATGGATTTTCTTCGTGCTATAAGTCTGACATTTTTTACAGTTGGTATTTTCTGGAATTTCACCGGAGCTATTTTTCTGAGTAGAATAGAACCTGTACCTTCAAATATATTGCTATTATTGATAATTGGTTCTTTTACAGGAGGATACTTTGGCGCTCATTTATCAAAGTTAAAAGGAAATAAACTTATAAAAAATACTTTTACAGTTGTCTGTTTTTTTGTTGGGATTAGTTTATTTATTAAATCTATAATTAGTTTTTTGAAGATTAATTGA
- a CDS encoding HNH endonuclease, with amino-acid sequence MHEQDAIYLDQLCPKINNKSWRESLYKLTKYKCIYCGKPSESLDHLHPVSKGGISITSNCVPCCLSCNGKKSDSEVLSWYRKQNFYDPRRAMAIRAWFNEDLKLASVLLNYLN; translated from the coding sequence ATGCATGAACAAGATGCAATTTACCTTGATCAGCTATGTCCAAAGATAAATAACAAAAGTTGGAGAGAATCGCTTTATAAACTTACTAAATATAAATGCATTTATTGCGGTAAACCATCAGAATCACTTGATCATCTTCATCCAGTGTCAAAAGGGGGTATTAGCATTACAAGTAATTGCGTACCATGTTGCTTATCTTGTAACGGTAAAAAATCAGATTCTGAAGTTCTTAGTTGGTATAGAAAGCAAAATTTTTACGATCCTAGAAGGGCTATGGCAATACGAGCATGGTTTAATGAGGATTTGAAACTAGCGTCTGTTTTATTAAACTACTTAAATTAG
- a CDS encoding phosphoribosyltransferase, whose amino-acid sequence MINYFTWAEFDKSVEHIANKCKFLDFSGIYGVPRGGLCLAVALSHKLKIKLISEPIKNSLVVDDVYETGITLNTFKNIEGAKFFVLFSKNKPTWWNSVHLAEKSEWIVFPWENTLDSHSDRNSYIKKRGLS is encoded by the coding sequence ATGATAAATTACTTTACCTGGGCTGAATTTGATAAGAGCGTAGAACACATCGCTAATAAATGTAAGTTTTTAGATTTCTCCGGAATATATGGGGTTCCACGTGGTGGTTTATGTCTCGCTGTTGCACTAAGCCACAAATTAAAAATAAAATTGATTTCAGAACCAATAAAAAATTCACTAGTAGTAGATGATGTTTATGAAACTGGTATTACATTAAATACCTTCAAAAATATTGAGGGAGCAAAGTTTTTTGTATTATTTAGTAAAAATAAACCAACATGGTGGAACAGTGTACATTTAGCAGAAAAAAGTGAGTGGATAGTTTTTCCCTGGGAAAACACCTTAGATTCACACAGTGATCGCAACAGTTACATCAAAAAAAGAGGTTTGAGTTGA
- a CDS encoding nucleoside 2-deoxyribosyltransferase, whose amino-acid sequence MKKKLYLANPYGFSKQTNKLLYEFINIFNDLNVEVFEPFERTKHITQKDDNWAYHLAESNFYDLKKCDCIFAIVNGTPPDEGVMIELGIAIALKKKIFLFRDDFRNCSDNNKYPLNLMLFLGLPRDNWEKYYFESLQDIKSNEKGFVKWAKNKVN is encoded by the coding sequence TTGAAAAAGAAATTATATTTAGCGAACCCATACGGATTTTCAAAACAAACTAATAAACTCTTGTATGAATTTATTAATATTTTTAATGATTTAAATGTAGAAGTCTTTGAACCTTTTGAGAGAACAAAGCACATAACACAAAAAGATGATAACTGGGCATATCATCTAGCAGAATCTAATTTCTATGATTTAAAAAAATGTGATTGCATTTTTGCAATTGTTAATGGGACACCCCCAGATGAAGGGGTAATGATTGAATTGGGAATTGCAATTGCTCTAAAAAAGAAAATCTTTTTATTTAGAGATGATTTTAGAAATTGCTCAGATAACAATAAATACCCATTAAATTTAATGCTTTTTCTTGGACTTCCTAGAGATAATTGGGAAAAATACTATTTTGAATCCTTACAAGATATAAAGAGTAACGAAAAAGGATTTGTGAAGTGGGCAAAAAATAAAGTGAATTAA
- the rpsU gene encoding 30S ribosomal protein S21, translating to MTQVTVGENEGIESALRRFKRQVSKSGIFADLKRLRHHETPIEKYKRKLQQRRKARRR from the coding sequence TTGACTCAAGTTACAGTTGGAGAGAATGAGGGAATTGAATCTGCCCTTAGAAGATTTAAAAGGCAAGTATCTAAATCCGGAATTTTTGCTGATTTAAAAAGACTTAGACATCACGAAACTCCCATTGAAAAATACAAAAGAAAATTGCAACAAAGAAGAAAAGCAAGAAGAAGATAA
- a CDS encoding helix-hairpin-helix domain-containing protein — translation MISKFLGKLKSILFKSAVSTETPLKKEKKQTKSVKSLKTKPKTKSKTVNTKKNIETLTALPGVGAKSAKALYEAGFKTKKAIISADEKDLLAVSGVGINLVKKLKKLK, via the coding sequence ATGATTTCTAAATTTCTAGGTAAACTAAAATCAATTCTATTCAAAAGTGCGGTATCGACTGAAACTCCTTTAAAGAAAGAAAAAAAACAAACTAAGTCTGTAAAATCTTTAAAAACAAAACCAAAAACAAAGTCAAAAACAGTCAATACAAAGAAAAATATTGAGACATTAACTGCACTGCCTGGTGTTGGAGCTAAAAGTGCTAAGGCTCTGTATGAGGCCGGATTTAAAACTAAAAAAGCAATTATTTCAGCTGACGAAAAAGATCTCCTTGCTGTATCTGGGGTTGGTATCAATCTTGTTAAAAAGCTGAAAAAGCTGAAATAA
- a CDS encoding uridine kinase family protein, producing MKLIFISGPSGSGKTTLSKKIVGKIKNGVVLNTDNYYRIGLFSKLLSKFVKGYFDRSISFNYKLLNKDFNFIISNGISFYERSYNFEKKIINNSLNEKSNIKFLIIEGIFAKEFSNTLCNQNYSFLELKINKNDCMKRVIQRDSKERGKAKKQAEEDFLKSWDIYYNKFKNKNIKKNTNEFTITENTNIDQILSKLFE from the coding sequence ATGAAGCTTATATTTATAAGTGGTCCTTCTGGCAGTGGTAAAACGACCTTATCAAAAAAAATAGTAGGGAAAATTAAAAATGGTGTTGTTTTAAATACAGACAATTACTACAGAATAGGTCTATTCAGTAAATTACTCTCAAAATTTGTAAAAGGTTATTTTGATAGAAGCATTAGTTTTAATTATAAACTTCTTAATAAAGATTTTAATTTTATTATTAGTAATGGAATTTCATTCTATGAACGTTCTTATAATTTCGAAAAGAAAATAATAAATAATTCTTTAAACGAAAAAAGTAATATTAAATTTTTAATAATTGAAGGTATTTTTGCTAAAGAATTTTCAAACACGTTATGTAATCAAAATTATTCTTTTTTAGAACTAAAAATCAATAAAAATGACTGTATGAAAAGAGTTATCCAGAGAGATTCAAAAGAAAGGGGGAAAGCAAAAAAACAAGCTGAAGAAGATTTCTTAAAATCATGGGATATTTACTATAACAAGTTCAAAAATAAAAATATAAAAAAAAATACAAATGAATTTACAATTACAGAAAACACTAATATTGATCAAATACTTAGCAAATTATTTGAATGA
- a CDS encoding NAD(P)-binding protein translates to MKSNFSYELLIIGGGISACVFASKYLQNNLTKKIALIEFGRGFGGRSSTRLSKRFRGWKLNHGAPSFNISNSKNNPLLKNYINELLENKFIKNDDSELIFLGDEHKIENIKKSEFYLGDNYLSSFYMNELSQKIIGSNNLRAKIDLFFETLIVDLRFNNDEWTLTSMNGDKFKSKYLICTSNLLLHKRSLKIFNINQIPLRKAIPQNKDKKIDLLLNFLDKQLFIPRLTFLIYTNKNYRYKDFYSKKYRYFHLKKSLEKKYKFERIIFQLQNNNKIGIVVHTKNSDFINSYIKSNDEEYLKQKIFKNFNELFSKNNSVNQLTYNEGFSIMHWRASQPSGCAVPLSLQLSTKYRIGFCGDWFEGEGFGRIEGSILSALLLAEKI, encoded by the coding sequence ATGAAAAGTAATTTTTCATATGAATTATTAATAATAGGTGGAGGTATATCTGCATGTGTTTTCGCTTCAAAGTATCTTCAAAATAACCTTACAAAAAAAATTGCATTAATTGAGTTTGGGCGTGGATTTGGTGGAAGATCAAGTACTAGATTAAGCAAAAGATTTAGAGGTTGGAAACTAAACCATGGTGCTCCAAGTTTTAATATAAGTAACAGTAAAAATAATCCTCTATTAAAAAATTATATTAATGAACTATTAGAAAATAAATTTATTAAAAATGATGATTCAGAATTAATTTTTCTAGGTGATGAACATAAAATAGAAAATATTAAAAAATCTGAATTTTATTTGGGGGATAATTATCTTTCTTCATTTTATATGAATGAATTATCCCAAAAGATAATTGGGTCTAATAATTTAAGGGCTAAGATTGATTTATTTTTTGAAACTTTAATAGTTGATTTGAGATTTAATAATGATGAATGGACATTAACATCTATGAATGGAGATAAATTCAAATCTAAATATCTTATTTGTACATCAAATTTGTTATTACATAAAAGGTCTCTAAAAATATTTAATATAAATCAAATTCCATTAAGAAAAGCTATTCCTCAAAATAAAGATAAAAAAATTGATTTGCTTTTGAATTTTTTAGATAAACAATTATTTATTCCAAGGCTAACTTTTTTAATTTATACAAATAAGAATTATAGATATAAAGATTTTTATTCTAAGAAATATAGATATTTTCATTTAAAAAAAAGCCTAGAGAAAAAATATAAATTTGAAAGGATTATATTTCAGTTACAAAATAACAACAAAATAGGAATTGTAGTTCATACAAAAAATTCAGATTTTATTAATTCTTATATAAAATCAAATGATGAAGAATACTTAAAACAAAAAATATTTAAAAATTTCAATGAATTGTTTAGTAAAAATAATTCAGTAAATCAATTAACTTATAATGAGGGATTCTCTATAATGCATTGGAGAGCTTCTCAACCTTCTGGTTGCGCTGTTCCATTATCTTTACAGTTAAGTACAAAGTATAGAATTGGATTCTGCGGAGATTGGTTTGAGGGTGAAGGATTTGGTAGGATTGAAGGCTCAATTTTAAGTGCTTTATTATTAGCAGAAAAAATTTAA
- a CDS encoding peptidase E, with product MNSKNIVAIGGGGFGRSLGSLEIEKYIISLISKKRPKICFIPTASGDSSVYKLNFYRAFSKLDCITSHIDLFSRTENLEEKVLTQDIIYVGGGNTKSMLAVWKEWNLDIILQNAYEKGIVMSGVSAGAICWFEKGITDSFAKELNIIDCLGIVDGIACPHFDEEKEREPYVNDIIKREIIDSCICIEGNCALHIKNDFEYYSIDFGNGKKCFRVTKQNNNLNKKLF from the coding sequence ATGAATAGTAAGAATATAGTCGCAATTGGTGGCGGAGGCTTTGGCCGTTCTTTAGGATCTCTTGAAATTGAAAAATATATAATTTCTTTAATTAGTAAAAAAAGACCAAAAATCTGCTTTATTCCTACTGCATCTGGTGATAGTAGTGTGTATAAACTAAATTTTTACAGAGCATTTTCTAAACTAGATTGCATAACAAGCCATATAGACTTATTTTCTAGAACAGAAAACTTAGAAGAGAAAGTTTTAACTCAAGATATCATTTATGTTGGCGGAGGAAATACAAAAAGTATGTTAGCAGTCTGGAAAGAATGGAATTTAGATATTATCTTACAAAATGCTTATGAAAAAGGAATTGTAATGAGTGGTGTAAGTGCTGGAGCTATTTGTTGGTTTGAGAAGGGAATAACTGACTCTTTTGCTAAGGAATTGAATATAATTGATTGTCTAGGAATAGTTGATGGTATTGCTTGTCCTCATTTCGATGAAGAGAAAGAGAGAGAACCTTACGTTAATGATATTATTAAGAGAGAAATTATTGATTCTTGTATATGTATTGAGGGCAATTGTGCCTTGCATATCAAAAATGATTTTGAATATTACTCAATAGATTTTGGTAATGGTAAAAAATGTTTTAGAGTGACCAAGCAAAATAATAATTTAAATAAAAAATTATTTTAA
- a CDS encoding GNAT family N-acetyltransferase: MNLRQITIKDQLELKKVYFDSIQSLDENTYSKEQKIAWSSQAWNNPYFDKSITEGKGWLLSEKGIIVAFATRYPNNRIALFYCKGKFQKKGCGSKLLHKLEDESKKEGLDSLSTEASLISYKLFLKNKWEIVRKEKVTINNIFFERYKMIKNIKMN, encoded by the coding sequence ATGAATTTAAGACAAATTACTATTAAAGATCAACTTGAATTAAAGAAGGTTTATTTTGATTCAATTCAATCATTAGATGAAAATACATATAGTAAAGAACAAAAAATAGCTTGGTCTAGCCAAGCTTGGAATAATCCATATTTTGATAAGTCAATAACTGAAGGGAAAGGATGGCTTTTAAGTGAGAAAGGAATTATTGTAGCTTTTGCCACAAGGTATCCAAACAATAGAATCGCTTTATTTTATTGTAAAGGTAAATTCCAGAAAAAAGGTTGCGGATCTAAGTTACTTCATAAATTAGAAGATGAATCTAAGAAAGAAGGTTTAGATTCTCTTTCAACTGAAGCAAGCTTGATAAGTTATAAATTATTTCTGAAAAACAAATGGGAAATTGTTCGTAAAGAAAAAGTTACTATAAATAATATTTTTTTTGAAAGATATAAAATGATTAAAAATATAAAAATGAATTAG